The region AAACCGTGGTCTATACCGTCCTCGCCCCGCACGGCGTACAGTGGGGCGACGAAACCGCGCACGTCATCTTCCTGCTCGCCATCAGCAAAAGCGAATACGAAGAGGCGATGGCGATTTACGATATCTTCGTCACCTTCCTGCGTGAACGGGCGATGTCGCGGCTCTGTAGCTGCAGTGACTTTGCCGAATTTAAGGCGGTGGCAATGGAGAGTTTGAGTCGGTTTTGAGAGGCGTTATCCAGAATTCGATGTAATGCGAATGTAATGCTAAACTGCATTACACATTCGATTTTACCGGAGGCATAATGGCCACGCTGAACGTCCGTCTGGATGACAAACTCAAAAATGAGGCTTATGCCGTGCTGGAAAAACTCAATATCACCCCAACGGAAGCCGTGCGATTACTGTTTCAGTACGTCGCGGAGACGGGACGTATGCCGGTGAAAACGGTCACGATTAGCGACAGTGAAGATGCGCTGATACAGACGGTCCGGGAGCGACTGGCGAATCCGCAAAAGGGAATCAAGGTTAGTCTGGATGACTTATGAACTGGCATTTGACCCGATGGCGTTAAAGGAGTGGTGCAAGCTGGGGCAGACTGTAAAAGACCAGTTTAAGAAGAAACTTGCGGACGTGCTGGTGAACCCCAGGGTCGAATCGGCCCGCCTGCATGGTCTGCCGGATTGCTACAAAATAAAACTCAGAACGCAGGGTTATCGTTTGGTCTATCAGGTTCAGGACAACGTTGTAACGGTATTTGCTATCGCTATCGGTAAGCGAGAGAAATCAGCCGTTTATCATGATGCAAACAAACGGCTTTAGCGATCATCGTAAATGGTGCACAACCTGATTGCTGCTGCCGCGCCAGATGAGCGCCGGGTCTTTTAAATCTTGCACAAACTTGCCGTCGACCAGGACGTTAATCAGATCCACTACTTCCATTTGCTGCGCGTTCAGCTCATCCAGCCTGTAGCCTGTCCAGACCCAGATATCTTTTCCCGGACACTCTCTCCGAATGCGCTTCACTAGCTTCAGGATATCCGGCACGTTTTGCGGATGCAGCGGATCACCGCCGGAAAGCGAAATTCCCTGACGGTGAATTCGCGTATCGTTAAGGTCGTTGACGATCCGGTCTTCCATTTCGGCGCTGAACGGCATGCCGGAATTCAGGCGCCAGGTGCTTTTGTTATAGCAGCCGGGGCATTCGTGGACGCAGCCTGAGACGAACAGGGTGCAGCGGGTGCCGGGGCCGTTGACGATGTCGACGGGGTAGTATTGATGATATCGCATAGAAAATGTCCAGAGAATTTGTGCGCGCTGATGCCCTCACCCCGACCCTCTCCCACAGGGAGAGGGAGAAAACCGGCGGCCAGAATAACAATGTGCTCGATCGGTCCCCTCTCCCTTGAGGGAGAGGGGTAGGGTGAGGGGTAGACCCTGCGCAGAACTTACCCGATCTGCCCATTCCCCAAATGCTTCACGCGACGCTTCACCTCTTCCTGCTTCCCGGCGTTAAACGGACGCGCATCCGGGCTGCCGAGATAGCCGCACACGCGACGGGTCACGGAGACGCGAGCCGCATCGTGGTTGCCGCATTTCGGGCAGGTAAAGCCTTTGCTGGTGCACTCAAACTCGCCGGTAAAGCCGCACTCGTAGCACTCGTCGATTGGCGTGTTGGTCCCGTAATACGGCACGTGCTGATAGCTGTAATCCCACACGTCTTCCAGCGCCTTCAGGTTGTGCTGAATGTTCGGGTACTCGCCGTAGCAGATGAAGCCGCCGCTGGCGATCGGTGGATACGCCGCTTCGAAATCGATCTTGTCGTACGGGTTCACCTTTTTCTCCACGTCGAGGTGGAAGCTGTTGGTGTAATACCCTTTGTCGGTCACACCTTCCACAATCCCGAACTCGGCGGTGTCCAGACGGCAGAAGCGGTCGCACAGGTTCTCGCTCGGGGTGCTGTAGAGGCTAAACCCGTAGCCGGTTTCCTCTTTCCACTGATCAACCGCGTCGCGCAGGCGCTGAACGATGGCGATGCCTTTCTCACGCAGGGCCTCGCTGTCGTACATATGCGTGTCGCCAGCCAATGCGTTGATGGTCTCGTGAATACCGATATAGCCCAGCGAAATCGACGCGCGACCGTTTTTGAAGATCTCAGACACGTCATCGTCCGCTTTCAGGCGTACGCCGCAGGCCCCTTCCATATAGAGGATCGGCGCGACGCGGGCTTTGACCCCTTCAAGGCGCGCGATTCGGGTCATCAGCGCCTTACGCGCCAGCTGCAGACGCTCGTCCAGCAGCGTCCAGAATTCCGCTTCATTGCCTTTCGCCTCCAGCGCGATGCGCGGCAGGTTCAGGCTTATAACGCCCAGGTTGTTGCGCCCGTCGTGGATCTGCTCGCCGTTTTCATCTTCGTACACGCCGAGGAAGCTGCGGCAGCCCATTGGCGTTTTAAACGAACCGGTCACTTTCACGACCTGATCGTAGTTCAGGATGTCCGGGTACATGCGCTTGCTCGCGCACTCCAGCGCCAGCTGTTTGATGTCGTAGTTCGGATCGCCAAACTTGTGGTTCAGGCCGTCGCGGATAGCGAATACCAGTTTCGGGAACACCGCCGTTTTGCGGTTCTTGCCGAGGCCGGAAATGCGGTTGCGCAGGATGGACTGCTGGATCAGGCGCGATTCCCAGCTGGTGCCCAGACCAAACCCGAAGGTCACAAACGGCGTCTGGCCGTTGGCGGTATGCAGCGTGTTCACTTCATACTCCAGCGACTGGAAGGCGTCGTAGCACTCTTTCTCGGTGCGGGAGTGCGCGTAGCCGTCGGCGTCCGGGATCTGCCACTCTTCGGCCGTTTTACGATGCTTGTTGAAGCTTGCCGTCACGAACGGGGCCAGCACTTCATCAATGCGGTTAATCGTGGTGCCGCCATAAATATGGCTGGCGACCTGGGCGATAATCTGCGCGGTGACGGCAGTGGCCGTGGAGATTGATTTAGGCGGTTCAATCTCGGCGTTACCCATTTTAAAACCGTGGGTCAGCATGCCTTTCAGGTCGATCAGCATGCAGTTGAACATCGGGAAGAACGGCGAATAGTCGAGATCGTGGTAGTGAATTTCACCGCGCTCGTGCGCCGACACCACGTCGCGCGGCAGCAGGTGCTGACGGGCATAGTGTTTGGCGACGATACCGGCCAGCAGGTCGCGCTGGGTCGGGATCACTTTACTGTCTTTGTTGGCGTTTTCATTGAGCAGGGCGGAGTTGGTCTGCTCCACCAGGCCACGGATCTCCTGGTTCAGACGACCGCGCTTCTCACGCTGCACGTCACGATCGTGACGGTACTCAATGTAGGCACGCGCCAGCTGCTTGTAAGGCCCCGCCATCAGCTGGTTCTCAACCGCGGTCTGGATCTCGTTGATATCGACCTGGCTGCGTTCGTTCATCTGGCTGCTAACGACTTCTGCGACGGTGGCGCAGTAATCTGCGTCATCGACTCCCGCTGCTTTAGCTGCACGCAGAATGGCTTCCTGGATGCGCTCTGATTTAAACGGCACTTTACAGCCATCACGTTTCATCACATGCGGTGTCATGATCACTCCATTTTTTGAAAACAGGTTATCCACAGAGGTGGAGAAGTAATAACCGGGCGTATTCCCCGCCGGGCCAAAGACTTCCCGCGTTCCCAGCTCGTGTTATCCACAATTCCGGCCAGCGTAAGCGCCGTCTTGTTGTTGGAATAGTAGACGATAAATACAAGATGTTGGGTTGGCGTGCATTTTAAGTGCTACATATAGTGATTTGCATCAAACATGTTTGCGATTTATTTGATGCAGAACAAAGTAAAAAGACGAGAGTACAAACGACGGGCGCTTCAGCGATTGTAAAGGCGCGCGAGAAAAATCTGATTAATTATTCAACAAAAACAGTAAAGTAAGCCGGGTGCTGAGCCGCACCCGGCAGGGAAAGTTACTCCTGCAACCACCAGACGGCTTCAAACGGACGGAGTGACGTCGTTTGCGGTGCCGGGTAGTTACTCATCAGCGCCTGCGACTTATCGCTGAGAGCCTCTGTCTGCCATTCCTGCGGCCTAGGACTCAGGTTCGCCGCTACCATCAGCGTCTGCCCCTGCCACTGACGACGGTAACACCAGAGGTAAGGATGCTCCGGCAGGAGATCCTCATAATCTCCCCACGTCAGCACAGGCAAGGTTTTACGCAGGCCGATCAGCGACTGGTAGGTGTAGAACACCGAATCCGGGTCGTCGAGCGCGGCGCGGGCGTTCACCGTCTCGTAGTTATCGCAGACGCCAATCCACGGCTCGCCCTCGGTAAAGCCCGCATTGTGCGACGCGTCCCACTGCATTGGGGTTCGTCCGTTATCACGGGACTTACTCGCCAGAATCGCCAGTAATTCATCCGGCTCGCGGCCGTTGGCGCGCAGTTCGGCGAACATGTTCAGGCTCTCCACGTCGCGGTAATCGGTGATGCGGCTGAAGTGCGGGTTGGTCATCCCCAGCTCTTCGCCCTGGTAGATATACGGCGTGCCCTGCATGCCGTGCAGCACCATGCCGAGCATCTTCGCGGCCAGTACGCGGTATTCTCCTTCGTCACCAAAGCGCGACACGATGCGCGGCTGATCGTGGTTACACCAGAACAGCGCGTTCCAGGCCCTGTTGTGCATGCCCTGCTGCCAGTGGCGGAAGAGGGTTTTCAGCGCCACGAAGTCCGGCTTTGCCTTCGTCCACTTTTCGCCGCCGGGGTAGTCCACCTTCAGGTGATGGAAGTTAAAGGTCATCGACAGCTCGCTGCCGTCGAGCGAGGCGTACTGCTGGCAGTTCTCCAGCGAGGTCGAGGACATCTCGCCCACCGTCATCAGGTTGCGCGGGGTGAAGACGTCCCGGCTCATCTCCTGCAGATATTCGTGAACGCGCGGCCCGTCGGTATAGAAGCGGCGGCCGTCTCCGGTGTTGTCGTCCGGGAAATCCTGATCTTTTGAAATCAGGTTAATCACGTCGAGACGCAAGCCGTCCACGCCGCGATCGGCCCAGAACTCGCACACCTTTTTCAGCTCGGCGCGCACTTCAGGGTTTTCCCAGTTGAGGTCCGCCTGCTCCGGGGCGAACAGGTGCAGATAGTACTGCTCGCTCTCGGCGTGCCAGCGCCAGGCGTTGCCGCCAAACTTGGAGCGCCAGTTGTTGGGAAGCTGCTCCGGCGTGCCGTCGCGCCAGATGTAGAACTGGCGGTACGGACTCGCTTTGTTCAGCGACTCGCGGAACCAGGCGTGCTGCGTGGAGGTGTGGTTAAACACCATGTCCAGCACGATGCGGATGCCGCGCTCGTGCGCCCGGGCAACCAGCTCGTCGAAATCATCCAGCGTGCCGTAGGCCGGGTCGATGGCGGTGTAATTCGCCACGTCGTAGCCGTTATCCACCTGCGGGGAGATATAAAACGGCGTCAGCCAGATGGCGTCGATGCCGAGGGTTTTCAGGTAGTCCAGACGCTTCGTCACGCCGCGCAGATCGCCGGTGCCGCTGCCGGTGGTGTCCTGGAAACTCTTTGGGTAAATCTGATAGATGACGCCGTTCTGCCACCAGTGAGGAAGGGTATTCATAATGCGTTCCTGCAAATGCGAAGGGGCGCAACTGCGCCCCGAAAGAAGAAGTTAAACAATCTGCAGCGAGCCCTGACGGAACTTACGCTGGTAAACCACGGTGGTGAGCGCCATTGGGACGATAATCGCGATGGCCATCGCCAGGGCAAACACCTGCCAGTAAGCGGGCTGGATGGAGAGAATGCCCGGCAGGCCGCCGACGCCAATCCCGTTCGCCATCACTCCGTTCAGACCGCACACCAGGCCCGCCAGACCGGAACCGATCATCGCGCAGAGCATCGGGAAGCGGTACTTCAGGTTGATACCGTACATCGCCGGTTCGGTGACGCCGAGGTAGGCAGAGATGGCCGCCGGAACGGAGATCTCACGCTCGTTGTGCTTGCGGCTGACGATGATGATGCCGGTAACCGCCGACGCCTGTGCAATGTTAGACAGGGCGATAATCGGCCAGACCGGCGTGCCGCCGAGGCTCTGGATCATCTGCATATCAATGGCCAGCGTGGTCTGGTGCACGCCGGTGATCACCAGCGGGGCGTACAGGAAGCCAAACAGTGCGGCTCCAATCGGCGCGAAGCTGCCGGTCATCAGGTGACGCACCGCGAAGGCCACGCCGTCGCCGATCATGCGGCCAAACGGACCGATAAAGGCGTGCGCCAGGAACACCGCCAGGATCAGCGAGCAGACCGGCACCACCACCAGATAGAGGTAATCCGGCACGATGCGCTTCAGGCGCGTTTCAATAAAGCCCAGCGCCAGACCCGCCAGCAGGGCCGGAATGACCTGCGCCTGATAGCCCACTTTGGCGATAGTAAACAGGCCGAAGTTCCACACCTCAGGCACCTGCTGACCAAGTAAGTAAGCATTCATTAACTGTGGAGAGACCAGCGTGACGCCCAGCACGATACCGAGAATCGGCGTGCCGCCCATCTTGCGCACCGCGGACCAGCAAATCCCGACCGGCAGATAGAAGAAGATCGCCTCGCCAATCAGCCACAGGAAATCGTAAACGGTTTTCAGCGCCGGATACATCTGCGCCAGGGTTTTG is a window of Enterobacter cloacae complex sp. ECNIH7 DNA encoding:
- a CDS encoding type II toxin-antitoxin system RelB/DinJ family antitoxin; amino-acid sequence: MATLNVRLDDKLKNEAYAVLEKLNITPTEAVRLLFQYVAETGRMPVKTVTISDSEDALIQTVRERLANPQKGIKVSLDDL
- a CDS encoding type II toxin-antitoxin system RelE family toxin, with the translated sequence MTYELAFDPMALKEWCKLGQTVKDQFKKKLADVLVNPRVESARLHGLPDCYKIKLRTQGYRLVYQVQDNVVTVFAIAIGKREKSAVYHDANKRL
- the nrdG gene encoding anaerobic ribonucleoside-triphosphate reductase-activating protein, encoding MRYHQYYPVDIVNGPGTRCTLFVSGCVHECPGCYNKSTWRLNSGMPFSAEMEDRIVNDLNDTRIHRQGISLSGGDPLHPQNVPDILKLVKRIRRECPGKDIWVWTGYRLDELNAQQMEVVDLINVLVDGKFVQDLKDPALIWRGSSNQVVHHLR
- the nrdD gene encoding anaerobic ribonucleoside-triphosphate reductase, translating into MTPHVMKRDGCKVPFKSERIQEAILRAAKAAGVDDADYCATVAEVVSSQMNERSQVDINEIQTAVENQLMAGPYKQLARAYIEYRHDRDVQREKRGRLNQEIRGLVEQTNSALLNENANKDSKVIPTQRDLLAGIVAKHYARQHLLPRDVVSAHERGEIHYHDLDYSPFFPMFNCMLIDLKGMLTHGFKMGNAEIEPPKSISTATAVTAQIIAQVASHIYGGTTINRIDEVLAPFVTASFNKHRKTAEEWQIPDADGYAHSRTEKECYDAFQSLEYEVNTLHTANGQTPFVTFGFGLGTSWESRLIQQSILRNRISGLGKNRKTAVFPKLVFAIRDGLNHKFGDPNYDIKQLALECASKRMYPDILNYDQVVKVTGSFKTPMGCRSFLGVYEDENGEQIHDGRNNLGVISLNLPRIALEAKGNEAEFWTLLDERLQLARKALMTRIARLEGVKARVAPILYMEGACGVRLKADDDVSEIFKNGRASISLGYIGIHETINALAGDTHMYDSEALREKGIAIVQRLRDAVDQWKEETGYGFSLYSTPSENLCDRFCRLDTAEFGIVEGVTDKGYYTNSFHLDVEKKVNPYDKIDFEAAYPPIASGGFICYGEYPNIQHNLKALEDVWDYSYQHVPYYGTNTPIDECYECGFTGEFECTSKGFTCPKCGNHDAARVSVTRRVCGYLGSPDARPFNAGKQEEVKRRVKHLGNGQIG
- the treC gene encoding alpha,alpha-phosphotrehalase; protein product: MNTLPHWWQNGVIYQIYPKSFQDTTGSGTGDLRGVTKRLDYLKTLGIDAIWLTPFYISPQVDNGYDVANYTAIDPAYGTLDDFDELVARAHERGIRIVLDMVFNHTSTQHAWFRESLNKASPYRQFYIWRDGTPEQLPNNWRSKFGGNAWRWHAESEQYYLHLFAPEQADLNWENPEVRAELKKVCEFWADRGVDGLRLDVINLISKDQDFPDDNTGDGRRFYTDGPRVHEYLQEMSRDVFTPRNLMTVGEMSSTSLENCQQYASLDGSELSMTFNFHHLKVDYPGGEKWTKAKPDFVALKTLFRHWQQGMHNRAWNALFWCNHDQPRIVSRFGDEGEYRVLAAKMLGMVLHGMQGTPYIYQGEELGMTNPHFSRITDYRDVESLNMFAELRANGREPDELLAILASKSRDNGRTPMQWDASHNAGFTEGEPWIGVCDNYETVNARAALDDPDSVFYTYQSLIGLRKTLPVLTWGDYEDLLPEHPYLWCYRRQWQGQTLMVAANLSPRPQEWQTEALSDKSQALMSNYPAPQTTSLRPFEAVWWLQE
- the treB gene encoding PTS trehalose transporter subunit IIBC — encoded protein: MSKVKQADIDRLIVLVGGRENIATVSHCITRLRFVLNDPAKANPKAIEELSMVKGCFTNAGQFQVVIGTEVGDYYQALLATTGHSSADKEQAKKAARQNMKWHEQLISHFAEIFFPLLPALISGGLILGFRNVIGDVPMSDGKTLAQMYPALKTVYDFLWLIGEAIFFYLPVGICWSAVRKMGGTPILGIVLGVTLVSPQLMNAYLLGQQVPEVWNFGLFTIAKVGYQAQVIPALLAGLALGFIETRLKRIVPDYLYLVVVPVCSLILAVFLAHAFIGPFGRMIGDGVAFAVRHLMTGSFAPIGAALFGFLYAPLVITGVHQTTLAIDMQMIQSLGGTPVWPIIALSNIAQASAVTGIIIVSRKHNEREISVPAAISAYLGVTEPAMYGINLKYRFPMLCAMIGSGLAGLVCGLNGVMANGIGVGGLPGILSIQPAYWQVFALAMAIAIIVPMALTTVVYQRKFRQGSLQIV